In Aurantimicrobium minutum, the DNA window TCGCCTTTCCGCGGGTGAAGAAGTGGACTCCCTCAGCACCGTGAGCCTTGGTGTCACCGAACAGTGAGTTTTTCCAACCACCAAAGGAGTAGTAGGCAACAGGCACAGGAATCGGCACGTTGATGCCAATCATGCCGACCTCGATCTCGTTCTGGAAGCGACGAGCTGCACCACCATCATTGGTGAAGATCGCGGTTCCGTTACCGAACGCACCGTTGTTGATCAGATCAACACCCTCGTCGTAGCTCTTCACGCGAACGATGGAGAGCACGGGGCCGAAGATTTCCTCGGTGTAGACCTTGGAGGTGGTGGGAACGTTGTCGATGAGGGTGGGACCAAGCCAGAATCCGCCGGCAGCGCCGTCGAATTCTTGTTCGCGGCCATCGACAACAACTGTCGCGCCATCTGCCTTGGCGATATCGATGTAAGAAGCAACCTTGTCACGGTGAACCTCAGTAACCAAAGGACCCATGTCACAGTTACGACGGCCATCACCGGTGGTGAGCTTGCCCATACGCTCCACGATCTTCTCAATCAGCGGGTCAGCAACTGGTTCAACAGCCACAACAACCGAGATTGCCATGCAGCGCTCACCGGCAGAACCGAATCCAGCGTTGATGGCTGAGTCGGCTACGAGGTCGAGATCTGCATCGGGGAGAACAAGCATGTGGTTCTTTGCACCGCCGAGTGCTTGAACGCGCTTACCGTTCTTGGCGCCGGTTTCGTAGACATACTTCGCAATAGGTGTGGATCCTACGAAAGAGATGGCCTGAACGTCTGGGTGTTCCAGGAGTCCGTCAACGGACTCCTTGTCACCGTTGAGAACGTTGAAGACACCATCAGGAAGACCTGCTTCCTTAAGAAGCTTGGCGAGCCAGATGGCTGCAGAAGGGTCTTTTTCTGAAGGCTTCAAGACAACAGTGTTACCTGCGGCTATAGCAACAGGGAAGAACCACATGGGAACCATGGCGGGGAAGTTGAAAGGAGAGATCACTCCTACAACGCCCAGAGGCTGACGAGTTGAATACACGTCAACGCCTGTGGAGGCGTTTTCGGAGTATTCACCCTTGAGCATCTGGTTGATGCCGCAGGCAAACTCGACCACTTCCTGGCCACGAGTGATTTCACCCATGGCGTCTGAAAGGACCTTGCCATGCTCGCTGGTGATGATCTCTGCGAGTTCACCCTTGCGCTCGTTGAGCAGTTCACGGAACTTGAAAATAACTTGTTGCCGTTTGGCGAGTGAGGAGTCACGCCATTCGGGGAAAGCAGCTTTTGCGGAAGCAATAGCTGCATTGATTTCCGCCTGATTAGCTAACGCAACCTCTTTGGTGATTTCACCAAGAGCTGGGTCATAAACAGGAGCGGTACGACCGGACGTGGAGGGGCACTCTGCCCCATCAATCCAGTGAGAAACAACGGGGAGTTGCGACATAAATATCAGTTCCTTCTGTGCGTACCTACTCTAGCCGTGGCGACCGGGAAATGTCAGTACCTGCTGACACACTGAATACATGGACTTCACTCTCTTTCTGGTTCTTGGATTAATTGCAGGACTCATCGCTGGTATTGCCATCGGCTGGGCTTTGCGAGCACGCAAATCACTACCGAGTGATGCGGGTGATTTGGCCGTGCGTGCCGCAACTGCCGAGGCCCGCCTTGCCGGTAAAGACGAGCAAATCCAGACTCTTGAGCGCATGCTTTCTGAACTGCGTGAGGCCAACGACCGCAGGCAAGCAGATGATGCTGCCCGCGCTCAGGAGGAACATAAAGTTCTTGAAGCTCTCGCCCCTGTGAAAGAGACCTTGCAGGCGATGCAAACCAAGGTGAACGATCTGGAAAACCAGCGCCAGGAACAATACGGCCAAATTGCTCAGCAACTCACTCAATCTCGTCAGTTCGGTGAAGAACTTCGGGCGACAACACAGTCACTTGCTTCTGCGTTGAGCTCTAACAGCGTCAGAGGCACCTGGGGTGAAGCCCAGCTTCGTCGCCTCGTTGAGGTTGCCGGCCTTACTGCCCACGTCGACTTTGATACTCAAACCACCATGACAACGGATGGTGGAACCATCCGCCCAGATATGGTGATTAATCTTCCCGGCGGCAAGACCATCGTGATTGATGCCAAGGTACCTTTCAACTCGTACTTGGAAGCGAGCCAGATTCCTGTCACCGCAACTGGGGAAGAAGCAGCCCGCCGTGAAACCCTGATGAAAGCGCACGTCAAGGCTGTTCGCTCCCACGTTGATGCACTGAGCTCCAAGAGTTACTGGAGTGGATTCGATTTCAGTCCAGAGTTTGTTCTCGCATTCATTCCTAGCGAATCTCTGCTGGCCTCAGCATTGGAAGCAGACCCCACCTTGTTGGATTACGCCTTTGGTAAACGCGTAGCTCTCGCCTCCCCCGTCAACCTCTGGGCAGTGCTCAAAACTGTTTCTTACACCTGGCAGCAGCAGGTTGTCACCGATGAAGCAAAGAAACTCTTTGATCTCGGTATTGAGCTCTACAGCAGACTCAGCACCATGACCAAGCACACTGAAGATCTGCGTAAGGCAATCGAGAACACGGTCAAGCACTACAACGGCTTTATTTCCTCACTCGAAACTCGCGTGCTTTCAACAGCTCGCAAATTCCCCGGCATTGATCCCACCAAGATCTTGCCCGAAGGTATCGAGGTTCATGAAGCCCCCAAACCCCTCACTGCAGGCGAACTCGTGGACACTGATGACAAGACCGAAGCGAGCTAGTGCCATGATGGGAACGTGAGTTCCCCAGCTTCTAACGCGCCCCGCGCTTTGCTCGCCGGGCGCGTTTTAGCGTTTGCGGGCATTGTTCTCGTCGCCTTCAGTATGCGTGCAGCTGTGGCAGGGCTCTCTCCGCTGATTCCTGAAATCAGCGCAACCTATGAGCTCAACACTGCAGCTATTGCCTTGCTCGGAGCCATTGCGCCTCTGAGCTTTGCCGCTGGAGGTATCTTCACTCCGCGTATTGAAAAGCGCATCGGTATTGAGCGCACACTCATCCTGGCGCTTGTCTTGATGATTGCCGGACACATTCTTCGCGCTTTCTCCGTGAACTGGCAGACCTTGGCTTTTGGAACCCTCACTGCGCTAGTTGGTATGGGCTTTGCCAATGTCGCCATGCCGCCTGCGGTGAGGAAATATTTCCCCGATCACGTCAGCACTATGACGGCCATCTATATGTCGGTCATGTCCTTTAGTGCCTTCTTACCTGCACTGATTGCAGTTCCGGTTGCACACGTTGTGACGTGGCGAGGATCTTTGTTGCAATGGGCAGTCTTTGCCATCATCGCCCTGATTCCGTGGGTAGTGGAATACCGCTCACACCGCAAAGACTCCAGCTTTGATGCCCCCGAAGCCGCTCCCTTGGTGCGCAAGGTTCACCCGTGGCATTCCCCCACAGCATGGTCTGTGGGCATCGTCTTGGCGGTGTCTTCCATTACCGGTTATGCCATGTATGCATGGATGCCGGTGATCCTGATTGATATTGCCGGAGTGACCCCAGCACAAAGCGGGGCGCTGCTTGCCCTCTTTGCTGGAATTGGATTACCCCTGGCATTTGTTGTTCCCGGCCTAGCCAAGCGCATGGGGAAACATGCACACTGGCTTGTCACTATCTCCAGTGTGTTTTATCTCGTGGGATATCTCGGCTTGCTCTTCGCACCTGAGCACCTGATTTGGTTGTGGGTCGCCATCGTCGGAACAGGATGTCTTGAGTTTCCATTAGCTCTCACCTTGGTGAATCTGAGAACTGAAAATGTTAGAAGTTCTATGGCACTGAGCGGATTTGCCCAGATTGTTGCTTATCTCAGCGCAGCCCTGGCTCCACCACTCATGGGAATTCTGTATGGTTCAACCAGTAGCTGGACAGTAGTTCTGACAACCCTGTTGGTTGTCTCTGTAGCACTGAACGTGCCAGCGGCGATGATTCTGCGTCGCAACCGAACGGTTGACGCAGAACTTCACGCGAAGGTTTAGACCTCGAGCCAGCGGTCTGCGCGGTAGTCGGTCTGAACGCGACGGATGGTGCCCGAGCGTCCGCGCAAAATGATGCTGTCCGTGCGGATAATCGGTCCCTTACGGCGAACACCCTCAACAAGACCACCATCGGTTACACCGGTAGCAACAAAGAAGGTGTTGTCGCTGGTGACCAGACTGTCCTGGTCATAGACGTGATCAAACTTGAGGCCTGCATCTATACCTCGCTGCATCTCTTCGTCATCCTTGGGAGCCAGCATGGTTTGAATCTGGCCACCGAGCGCCTTAATGGCGCAGGCGGTGACCACACCTTCGGGGCTTCCGCCGATACCGACACACATATCAATGCGTGATTCGTAGCGGGCTGCGTTGATACCACCGGCAACATCACCGTCCAGCAGCAAACGTGTTCCGGCACCAGCGTCGCGGATTTCCTGAATGAGACCCTCGTGACGTGGGCGGTCAAGAATAGCGACGCGAATGTCACCAACAGGCTTACCCATCGCTTTTGCCAGCGCACGAATGTTTTCACCAATGGGCTTGCGAATATCTACAACACCAACACCGGCTTCCCCAGTGACGATTTTGTTCATATAAAAAACGGAGGAGGCATCAAGCATGGTGCCACGGTCAGAGACGGCGATGACGGAGACTGCGTTCTGGCGGCCTGCAGCCGTCAGGCTGGTGCCGTCGATGGGGTCTACGGCAATATCGCAGGCAGGACCTCGTCCGGTTCCCACCTTCTCACCGTTAAACAGCATGGGGGCTTCATCTTTTTCACCCTCACCGATGACGACAACGCCCTCAAAGTTCACGGTTGAGAGAAAAGCACGCATGGCGTCGACTGCTGCTTTGTCAGCAGCATTCTTGTCGCCATGGCCGATAAATGGCACTGCGCGAATCGCGGCGGCTTCGGTGGCGCGCACCAATTCCATACCTAGGTTGCGGTCAGGGTGGAGGTTCAAAATGCCTGTATTCGTTGACGTCACGCTTTCAGCCTAGGCGTCGACGCGCGTCACCTTCTATTCGACGAGCGCGCAGCAACACATTTGGATGCGAAATACCAATAAATGAGGGGCCTCACATCCCGATTAGACTAGAGAGGCGCTTTCCCACGTATATTCGCGCCAGAATCAAGGAGATGACATGCCCGTCGCAACCCCGGAACAGTATGCAGAGATGCTCGACAAAGCAAAAGCCAAAGGCTTTGCTTACCCTGCATTCAACGTCTCGAGCTCTCAGACACTGAACGCTGTTCTTCAGGGCCTCACCGAGGCAGGTTCCGACGGAATCATCCAGGTCACCACTGGTGGTGCTGACTACTTCGCTGGCCACACGGTCAAGGCTCGTGCAACAGGTGCACTCGCTTTCGCGAAGTTTGCTCACGAAGTAGCAAAGAGCTACCCCATCACCGTGGCACTGCACACCGACCACTGCCCCAAGAACGCTCTTGACGACTTTGTTCTCCCCTTGATCAACGCTTCTGAAGAAGAAGTCCGCGCGGGACGCAACCCCATCTTCCAGTCCCACATGTGGGATGGCTCGGCAGTGCCCTTGACAGAGAACCTCGACATCGCTGAGATGATGCTTGCTAAGACCAAGAACATCCACGCCATCCTTGAGGTGGAGATCGGTGTTGTTGGCGGAGAAGAAGACGGCGTCTCCCACGACATCAACGACAGCCTCTACACCACCGTGGAAGACGGCATCAAGACTGTTGAAGCTCTGGGCCTGGGAGAGAATGGCCGCTACATGGCTGCCATGACATTCGGAAACGTTCACGGTGTGTACAAGCCCGGTAACGTCAAGCTTCGTCCAGAACTGCTCAAAGACATCCAGGAAGGTGTGGCTGCCAAGTTTGGCACCGGCCCCAAGCCTTTCGACCTCGTATTCCACGGTGGATCTGGTTCAACCGATGAAGAGATTGCTGAAGCCGTTGCTAACGGCGTAGTCAAGATGAACATCGACACTGACACACAGTACGCCTTCACTCGCTCTGTTGCGGACACGATGTTCAAAAACTACGACGGTGTGCTCAAGGTTGACGGCGAAGTAGGAAACAAGAAGATCTACGACCCCCGCGCCTGGGGAAAGATCGCGGAGACTGCCATGGCAGCACGCGTCGTTCACTCAACCGAGCAGCTTGGTTCTGCCGGTCACTCCGGAAAGTAATTCTTGTCAGATAAAAAACCAAAGGCTCCCAAGCCTGAAGATTCAAAGCAGGCTCCGACTCCGCTTACTCCAGAGGAGAAGCAGGAGCGGAGTCTTGCTCTGGATCGATTCATCACCTGGGGCTTAATCTTCGTTGGCGTGTATTCGGTTTTCTCCGGACTTGCCGACTACATCAACCCTCGCCCAGTGATGAATGCACTCGTTGACGAACTCAACACCCTCATGCCCGACTTCAACTTGGGCACGTTCACTGGTGTGGCTTTCGCCACCCAAATGGGTTGGATTGCCGTCACTATTCAGGCAGTCATTCTTGCCTTGGTTGTGTGGAAGTCACGCGAGCGCATGCAAGCAAAGAAGAAGTCGTGGTGGGTTCCGGTTATTGGAGCAGTTATCTCCAACGTTATTTCCACAGCATGTATCTTCATCTCGTTGTTGGCTGATCCTGGATTCCAAGAAGCCATCAACAATATGGCGAACTCTGCGAAGTAGTTTTAGCTCGCGCGCTTGGGCCGCAGTTCTTTAGGCAAAGAGAAGATCAGGTCTTCTTCGGCTGTCTTTACTTCTTCGATGTCGGTATATCCGGCAGTCGCAATCACCTTGAGCACATCTTGAACGAGCTCTTCGGGAACAGATGCACCGCTGGTCACCCCAACTGTGGAAACTCCGTCAAACCATTCCTGCTGAATTTCATCGGCGAAATCAACACGGTAAGAAGCCTTGGCTCCGTATTCCAGAGCTACCTCCACCAATCGCACGGAGTTTGATGAGTTGGCTGAGCCAACAACAATGACAAGATCAGAGTTTGCTGCAACCTTCTTGATCGCAATCTGACGGTTTTGGGTGGCATAACAAATGTCGTCACTGGGGGGATCTTGCAAGTTGGGGAAACGTTCACGCAACAGGCGCACTGTTTCCATGGTCTCGTCCACGCTCAACGTCGTTTGTGACAACCAGACAACTTTGTTGGGGTCTTTGACCTCAATGTCAGGAACTGCGTGAGGACCATCCACGATGGTGACATGGTCCGGGGCTTCCCCTGCTGTTCCTTCTACCTCTTCGTGGCCGACGTGCCCGATGAGGAGGATTTCATAATCGTCGCGAGCAAAGCGCACTGCTTCGCGGTGAACTTTCGTCACCAGCGGACAGGTGGCATCGATGGTTTGCATGTTCTTCGCTTCAGCGCTGGCCACCACCGCTGGTGAGACACCGTGAGCTGAGAACACGAGATGTGAGCCTTCTGGAACTTCATCGACTTCGTCGACGAAGATGGCGCCCGCCTCTTCGAGGGTGGAGACAACATGCTTGTTGTGAACGATCTCTTTGCGCACGTAGACGGGTGCGCCATAGGTTTCAAGTGCCTTCTCTACCGTGATGACTGCACGGTCAACGCCAGCACAATAACCGCGTGGGGAAGCCAGGAGAACCTTCTTCGGGTTCGGCGATGGCATCTCAACCAGGGTCTTCATGGGGCGGGGGATGCGGGGCATACCCAGTCCAATATTCGTTGCGCTCACGTACTCCAGCTTAGGCGACGAAGATGAGTGTTTGCCCGTGGTCTCTACTAGCCTGATAGGTATGAGTGAGGCAGCATCGACCCCGGACGAGCCGTGGCCCATTGCTGCCTTGACGACCAAGCTCAAGGCATACCTTGACCGCCTCGGTCTGGTGTGGGTTGAAGGCGAGATCACCCAGTGGGATCAGCGTTCCTCGGGAATCTTTGGAAAACTCAAAGACCTCACAGAAGACTCCACTATGGGCTTCACCATTTGGTCGAACGCCCGCACCAAGATGCCTGATGACATCAAACAGGGTGACCGCGTTATTGCGCTCGTCAAAGTGGACTTTTGGAAAAAGAATGGCCAGTTGGGGCTTAATGTTCTCGAACTGCGCCATGTCGGCTTGGGCGATCTGTTGGAGAAGTTGGAGCGCCTTCGCGCTCAGCTGGCTATGGAGGGCCTCTTTGACGCTGACCGGAAGGTTCCACTTCCGTTCTTGCCGCAATGCATTGGGCTGATCACCGGTCAAAACTCTGACGCAGAGAAAGATGTTCTGCGCAATGCGCATCTGCGCTGGCCACAGGTGGAATTCAAGGTCATCCACACCAAGGTGCAAGGCGACCAAACTGTTCCCGAGGTGATTGCCGCTATCCAGAAATTGGATGCCGACCCCGAGGTTGATGTCATCATCATTGCGCGCGGTGGTGGCGATTTCCAGAACCTCTTGCCCTTCAGCGATGAAAAGCTTGTGCGTGTGGCAGCTGCCTGTGTTACTCCACTGGTCAGCGCCATCGGCCACGAGGCCGATGCGCCCCTGTTAGATAACGTGGCAGATCTGCGCGCTTCCACCCCCACCGATGCAGCCAAGCGGGTTGTTCCCGACGTGAGTGAGGAACTTGCTCGCGTTGCTGATGCGAAGAGCCGCATCAGCAACAAGGTCACAAGTTTCCTCTCCACTGAGCTGGAGCGCTTAGAGAGCCTTCGTTCTCGCCCCGTCCTGGCAGATTCTGATTGGATCATTGCCACTCGGGCTGAAGAGATTGTGCGTAACGTGCAGCGCGGTTCTGACCTTGTCGACCGCGCATTGCACAACGCCATGCAAGAGACAGTGTCCTTGAAAACTCAGCTGCGAGCGCTCTCGCCTCAGCAAACCTTGGATCGTGGCTACGCCA includes these proteins:
- a CDS encoding CoA-acylating methylmalonate-semialdehyde dehydrogenase codes for the protein MSQLPVVSHWIDGAECPSTSGRTAPVYDPALGEITKEVALANQAEINAAIASAKAAFPEWRDSSLAKRQQVIFKFRELLNERKGELAEIITSEHGKVLSDAMGEITRGQEVVEFACGINQMLKGEYSENASTGVDVYSTRQPLGVVGVISPFNFPAMVPMWFFPVAIAAGNTVVLKPSEKDPSAAIWLAKLLKEAGLPDGVFNVLNGDKESVDGLLEHPDVQAISFVGSTPIAKYVYETGAKNGKRVQALGGAKNHMLVLPDADLDLVADSAINAGFGSAGERCMAISVVVAVEPVADPLIEKIVERMGKLTTGDGRRNCDMGPLVTEVHRDKVASYIDIAKADGATVVVDGREQEFDGAAGGFWLGPTLIDNVPTTSKVYTEEIFGPVLSIVRVKSYDEGVDLINNGAFGNGTAIFTNDGGAARRFQNEIEVGMIGINVPIPVPVAYYSFGGWKNSLFGDTKAHGAEGVHFFTRGKAITSRWLDPSHGGINLGFPQN
- the rmuC gene encoding DNA recombination protein RmuC; protein product: MDFTLFLVLGLIAGLIAGIAIGWALRARKSLPSDAGDLAVRAATAEARLAGKDEQIQTLERMLSELREANDRRQADDAARAQEEHKVLEALAPVKETLQAMQTKVNDLENQRQEQYGQIAQQLTQSRQFGEELRATTQSLASALSSNSVRGTWGEAQLRRLVEVAGLTAHVDFDTQTTMTTDGGTIRPDMVINLPGGKTIVIDAKVPFNSYLEASQIPVTATGEEAARRETLMKAHVKAVRSHVDALSSKSYWSGFDFSPEFVLAFIPSESLLASALEADPTLLDYAFGKRVALASPVNLWAVLKTVSYTWQQQVVTDEAKKLFDLGIELYSRLSTMTKHTEDLRKAIENTVKHYNGFISSLETRVLSTARKFPGIDPTKILPEGIEVHEAPKPLTAGELVDTDDKTEAS
- a CDS encoding CynX/NimT family MFS transporter: MSSPASNAPRALLAGRVLAFAGIVLVAFSMRAAVAGLSPLIPEISATYELNTAAIALLGAIAPLSFAAGGIFTPRIEKRIGIERTLILALVLMIAGHILRAFSVNWQTLAFGTLTALVGMGFANVAMPPAVRKYFPDHVSTMTAIYMSVMSFSAFLPALIAVPVAHVVTWRGSLLQWAVFAIIALIPWVVEYRSHRKDSSFDAPEAAPLVRKVHPWHSPTAWSVGIVLAVSSITGYAMYAWMPVILIDIAGVTPAQSGALLALFAGIGLPLAFVVPGLAKRMGKHAHWLVTISSVFYLVGYLGLLFAPEHLIWLWVAIVGTGCLEFPLALTLVNLRTENVRSSMALSGFAQIVAYLSAALAPPLMGILYGSTSSWTVVLTTLLVVSVALNVPAAMILRRNRTVDAELHAKV
- the glpX gene encoding class II fructose-bisphosphatase, which encodes MELVRATEAAAIRAVPFIGHGDKNAADKAAVDAMRAFLSTVNFEGVVVIGEGEKDEAPMLFNGEKVGTGRGPACDIAVDPIDGTSLTAAGRQNAVSVIAVSDRGTMLDASSVFYMNKIVTGEAGVGVVDIRKPIGENIRALAKAMGKPVGDIRVAILDRPRHEGLIQEIRDAGAGTRLLLDGDVAGGINAARYESRIDMCVGIGGSPEGVVTACAIKALGGQIQTMLAPKDDEEMQRGIDAGLKFDHVYDQDSLVTSDNTFFVATGVTDGGLVEGVRRKGPIIRTDSIILRGRSGTIRRVQTDYRADRWLEV
- the fbaA gene encoding class II fructose-bisphosphate aldolase encodes the protein MPVATPEQYAEMLDKAKAKGFAYPAFNVSSSQTLNAVLQGLTEAGSDGIIQVTTGGADYFAGHTVKARATGALAFAKFAHEVAKSYPITVALHTDHCPKNALDDFVLPLINASEEEVRAGRNPIFQSHMWDGSAVPLTENLDIAEMMLAKTKNIHAILEVEIGVVGGEEDGVSHDINDSLYTTVEDGIKTVEALGLGENGRYMAAMTFGNVHGVYKPGNVKLRPELLKDIQEGVAAKFGTGPKPFDLVFHGGSGSTDEEIAEAVANGVVKMNIDTDTQYAFTRSVADTMFKNYDGVLKVDGEVGNKKIYDPRAWGKIAETAMAARVVHSTEQLGSAGHSGK
- a CDS encoding DUF6264 family protein, whose amino-acid sequence is MSDKKPKAPKPEDSKQAPTPLTPEEKQERSLALDRFITWGLIFVGVYSVFSGLADYINPRPVMNALVDELNTLMPDFNLGTFTGVAFATQMGWIAVTIQAVILALVVWKSRERMQAKKKSWWVPVIGAVISNVISTACIFISLLADPGFQEAINNMANSAK
- a CDS encoding 4-hydroxy-3-methylbut-2-enyl diphosphate reductase, with the protein product MPRIPRPMKTLVEMPSPNPKKVLLASPRGYCAGVDRAVITVEKALETYGAPVYVRKEIVHNKHVVSTLEEAGAIFVDEVDEVPEGSHLVFSAHGVSPAVVASAEAKNMQTIDATCPLVTKVHREAVRFARDDYEILLIGHVGHEEVEGTAGEAPDHVTIVDGPHAVPDIEVKDPNKVVWLSQTTLSVDETMETVRLLRERFPNLQDPPSDDICYATQNRQIAIKKVAANSDLVIVVGSANSSNSVRLVEVALEYGAKASYRVDFADEIQQEWFDGVSTVGVTSGASVPEELVQDVLKVIATAGYTDIEEVKTAEEDLIFSLPKELRPKRAS
- the xseA gene encoding exodeoxyribonuclease VII large subunit — translated: MVSTSLIGMSEAASTPDEPWPIAALTTKLKAYLDRLGLVWVEGEITQWDQRSSGIFGKLKDLTEDSTMGFTIWSNARTKMPDDIKQGDRVIALVKVDFWKKNGQLGLNVLELRHVGLGDLLEKLERLRAQLAMEGLFDADRKVPLPFLPQCIGLITGQNSDAEKDVLRNAHLRWPQVEFKVIHTKVQGDQTVPEVIAAIQKLDADPEVDVIIIARGGGDFQNLLPFSDEKLVRVAAACVTPLVSAIGHEADAPLLDNVADLRASTPTDAAKRVVPDVSEELARVADAKSRISNKVTSFLSTELERLESLRSRPVLADSDWIIATRAEEIVRNVQRGSDLVDRALHNAMQETVSLKTQLRALSPQQTLDRGYAIAVLADGSVARSAKDAPANTEFTLTLAEGTVDAVSKGAPKKK